The following coding sequences are from one Desulfosporosinus orientis DSM 765 window:
- the rimO gene encoding 30S ribosomal protein S12 methylthiotransferase RimO: protein MTKKVAVVTLGCPKNQVDSEVMSGFLAQNNIFIENPEEAEIIIVNTCTFIQSAKEESIETIFEMANLKKSGACKTLIATGCLAQRYGSELMQDIPELDGVLGTGNIDEINKLIHATEGTRTSLIKEGVPDFLHDDLMPRKRSTPDYLGYVKVAEGCDNYCTYCVIPHVRGRFRSRTEESVIREVQEMASQGVKEILVMGQDTTRYGQDLYHEFRLPHLIRKLARIEGIEWIRLMYCYPERFSDELIEVIRQEPKVCNYVDLPLQHADNKILKDMNRRGTIEQAEELIIKLRHKIPDITLRTTMITGFPGETAQEFETMVDFIERIQFDRLGVFAYSQEENTPAGQREDQIPPKIREQRRERIMQIQQRISRERLKRWVDQVVTVLLEMKLPDGRWMGRTEGDAPEIDGQVYVQDTQTSFQVGDMVKVRILESDNYDLMGVVVS, encoded by the coding sequence TTGACGAAGAAAGTTGCAGTTGTCACTTTGGGTTGTCCCAAAAATCAAGTGGACAGCGAAGTAATGTCAGGATTTCTGGCCCAAAATAACATATTTATCGAAAACCCAGAAGAAGCAGAGATTATTATTGTTAATACGTGTACCTTTATTCAATCTGCAAAAGAAGAATCAATAGAAACCATCTTTGAAATGGCTAATTTAAAAAAATCAGGTGCCTGTAAGACACTTATTGCAACAGGCTGCTTAGCCCAAAGATACGGAAGTGAACTGATGCAGGATATCCCGGAGTTGGATGGGGTTCTTGGAACAGGAAATATTGATGAAATCAATAAGCTGATACATGCAACTGAAGGAACACGTACATCTCTTATTAAAGAAGGCGTACCGGATTTTCTTCATGATGATCTAATGCCCAGAAAACGTTCAACACCGGATTATCTGGGTTACGTAAAGGTTGCTGAAGGTTGTGACAATTATTGTACCTATTGTGTCATTCCTCATGTTCGTGGACGTTTTCGCAGCCGTACAGAAGAATCAGTGATACGTGAAGTGCAGGAGATGGCCTCTCAAGGGGTTAAGGAAATTCTCGTAATGGGTCAAGATACCACGCGTTACGGACAAGATCTTTATCATGAATTCCGTCTGCCCCACCTTATTCGTAAGCTTGCTCGTATTGAAGGAATTGAATGGATTCGATTAATGTACTGTTATCCGGAACGTTTTTCGGATGAACTGATTGAAGTTATACGACAGGAACCAAAGGTTTGTAACTATGTGGATTTACCGTTACAACATGCTGATAATAAGATTTTAAAAGACATGAATCGCCGCGGAACCATCGAACAAGCGGAAGAACTTATCATAAAATTACGCCATAAAATCCCCGATATTACTCTGAGGACGACTATGATCACCGGTTTCCCTGGAGAGACTGCGCAGGAATTTGAAACTATGGTTGATTTTATTGAAAGAATTCAATTTGACCGGCTTGGGGTATTTGCCTATTCCCAGGAAGAAAATACTCCTGCAGGTCAAAGAGAGGATCAAATTCCGCCAAAAATTCGTGAACAGCGTAGAGAAAGGATCATGCAAATCCAACAAAGGATATCTCGAGAACGGCTGAAGCGCTGGGTTGATCAGGTTGTTACAGTGCTGCTTGAGATGAAATTGCCGGATGGGCGCTGGATGGGCCGAACAGAAGGGGATGCTCCTGAAATTGATGGTCAGGTTTATGTTCAAGATACCCAGACCTCATTTCAGGTTGGAGATATGGTTAAAGTTCGCATCCTCGAGTCGGATAACTACGATTTAATGGGAGTGGTTGTCTCGTGA
- a CDS encoding competence/damage-inducible protein A → MKAEIVSTGTELLLGETLNTSAHYLTGKLSSLGIEVDYHTTVGDNPGRLEQVLYQAIERSDLIVTTGGLGPTLDDLTKELVAKVLDLEMEIDVSSLEQVKQFFGRRKAPMPSSNEKQAYFPKGSQILPNPIGTAPGAIIRKDRKIVVILPGPPFEMQPMFDNYVWPELERIIEPTFERMNERVLKVFGIGESAIEKVLDDLMNQSDFTIALLAKRAEMHIRLVARSVQTASGEANERLNQVEEEIRRRLGNKVFGRDQETMIGIVGQALSDRNLTISSAESCTGGLLGAALTQEPGSSKIYLGGVVSYSNSLKQDLLGVQEETLKAYGAVSEEVAKEMAEGIRSKTGSDLSISTTGIAGPDGGSNEKPVGLVYIGFATSKGVHAEKFQFYGERDSVRQLTVQAALNRIRLYLKQ, encoded by the coding sequence ATGAAGGCTGAAATTGTCTCAACTGGAACTGAGTTATTACTTGGAGAAACTCTTAATACAAGTGCTCACTATTTGACAGGGAAACTCTCATCATTAGGTATTGAAGTAGACTATCATACAACAGTTGGGGATAATCCGGGACGATTGGAGCAGGTGTTGTATCAAGCTATTGAACGTTCTGACTTAATCGTAACAACGGGAGGATTAGGACCAACCTTGGATGATTTGACAAAGGAATTAGTAGCCAAAGTCTTGGACTTGGAAATGGAGATAGATGTCTCAAGTTTAGAACAGGTTAAACAGTTCTTTGGACGTAGGAAAGCTCCTATGCCTTCAAGTAATGAGAAACAAGCCTATTTTCCGAAAGGTTCGCAAATCCTGCCCAACCCTATAGGGACTGCTCCTGGTGCCATCATTAGAAAAGATCGTAAAATAGTCGTTATATTGCCTGGCCCTCCTTTTGAGATGCAGCCTATGTTCGATAACTATGTATGGCCGGAGTTAGAACGAATTATAGAGCCAACCTTTGAACGAATGAATGAGCGTGTATTGAAAGTGTTTGGAATTGGAGAATCGGCCATTGAGAAAGTATTGGATGATTTGATGAATCAATCGGACTTTACCATAGCATTGTTAGCTAAAAGAGCAGAAATGCACATTCGTTTGGTGGCCAGATCCGTCCAAACAGCATCAGGGGAGGCAAATGAACGTTTAAATCAAGTTGAAGAAGAAATTCGCCGGCGTTTAGGTAATAAGGTGTTTGGTCGGGATCAGGAGACTATGATAGGCATCGTTGGTCAGGCGTTAAGTGATAGGAATTTGACGATATCATCGGCTGAATCTTGTACAGGCGGATTACTTGGTGCTGCCTTAACCCAAGAACCGGGGAGTTCAAAAATTTACCTTGGTGGAGTTGTAAGTTATTCAAATTCATTAAAACAAGATCTATTAGGGGTTCAAGAGGAAACTCTTAAAGCCTACGGGGCGGTAAGTGAAGAGGTTGCCAAGGAAATGGCAGAAGGAATTCGCTCAAAGACGGGGTCAGATCTATCCATCTCAACCACTGGCATTGCGGGGCCTGATGGAGGCAGTAATGAAAAACCGGTGGGCCTAGTATATATTGGTTTTGCAACGTCTAAGGGTGTTCATGCTGAAAAATTCCAGTTTTATGGTGAACGGGATTCCGTTCGTCAGTTGACCGTTCAAGCTGCTCTTAATAGGATACGTTTATATCTTAAGCAGTGA
- a CDS encoding AAA family ATPase: protein MKYDILIGVSIGVFAFLMVLGYNVLPIGLLIVTGFLVWKFVISRQLVKNGNGIAISTTGVDFEDIGGQNVAKKELQEALDFLLYSDRMKVLGIRPLKGILLSGPTGTGKTLLAKAAARYTNSTFLSVSGSEFVEMYAGVGAERVRSLFRRARDMVRKEKKTSAIIFIDEMDILGAKRGSNVSHHEYDQTLNQLLIEMDGLKMDQGAHILVMAATNRPEALDDALLRPGRFDRQVKVDLPDKEGRLAILKIHTTNKPIAQGTRLEEIAHETFGFSGAHLESVTNEAAILALREEANEITERHLREAVEKVMLGEKLDRKPTEEEIRRIAIHESGHAILAESVRPNSVSQVSIRSRGNALGYVRHYPKDDQYLYTQAMLEEQIMVALAGALAEEQLLGARSTGAAGDYEQALNLVEKILQSGMSPLGVTDISRLNADQRQSVTKDILAELEERTMKIIEENKESLLKITEILTTEETLNGDILRTYLKSIA from the coding sequence ATGAAATATGACATTTTGATAGGGGTAAGCATTGGGGTCTTTGCATTTTTGATGGTCTTAGGTTATAACGTACTGCCCATAGGACTACTGATTGTTACGGGATTTCTTGTCTGGAAGTTTGTTATTTCCCGGCAGTTGGTTAAAAACGGCAATGGCATTGCTATTTCCACCACCGGTGTTGATTTTGAGGATATTGGGGGGCAGAATGTCGCGAAAAAGGAGCTTCAGGAAGCCTTGGATTTCCTGCTGTATTCTGATCGAATGAAAGTTTTGGGAATCCGTCCTCTAAAAGGGATTTTGCTGTCCGGTCCAACGGGAACAGGAAAAACCCTGTTAGCCAAAGCAGCCGCCAGATATACAAATTCCACCTTTCTTTCAGTTTCAGGCAGTGAATTTGTGGAAATGTATGCGGGTGTCGGGGCAGAACGGGTACGTAGTTTGTTTCGCAGAGCAAGAGACATGGTACGTAAAGAAAAGAAAACCAGTGCGATTATCTTTATTGACGAAATGGATATTTTAGGGGCCAAGCGGGGAAGTAATGTCTCCCATCATGAGTATGACCAAACTTTAAATCAGCTCCTTATTGAAATGGATGGACTAAAAATGGATCAAGGAGCTCATATTTTAGTGATGGCAGCGACAAATCGTCCCGAGGCTCTGGATGATGCCTTGCTGCGCCCGGGACGCTTTGACCGGCAAGTTAAAGTTGATCTTCCTGATAAAGAAGGCCGGTTGGCAATATTGAAAATTCATACCACAAATAAGCCCATTGCTCAAGGGACTCGTTTAGAAGAGATTGCCCATGAGACATTTGGATTCTCAGGGGCTCATTTAGAGAGTGTTACAAATGAAGCAGCCATTCTAGCCTTGCGTGAGGAGGCAAATGAGATAACAGAGCGCCATCTCCGTGAAGCTGTGGAAAAAGTAATGTTAGGAGAGAAACTTGACCGCAAACCTACGGAAGAGGAAATCAGACGCATTGCCATCCATGAGAGCGGACATGCAATCCTTGCAGAAAGCGTTCGCCCTAACTCGGTATCTCAGGTTTCCATTCGTTCCAGGGGTAATGCTTTAGGCTATGTGCGTCACTATCCGAAAGATGATCAATATCTTTATACCCAGGCGATGCTTGAAGAGCAGATCATGGTTGCTCTGGCAGGAGCTCTGGCAGAAGAGCAGCTGCTAGGTGCCCGCAGCACGGGAGCTGCAGGTGATTATGAACAGGCCCTGAATTTAGTGGAAAAGATACTTCAGTCAGGGATGTCTCCCTTGGGAGTGACAGATATTTCCCGCTTGAATGCAGATCAACGCCAGTCCGTTACGAAGGACATTTTGGCAGAACTTGAAGAACGAACCATGAAGATTATCGAAGAAAACAAGGAGTCTTTATTAAAGATCACAGAGATTTTAACAACTGAAGAAACTTTAAATGGTGATATACTAAGAACTTACCTGAAATCTATCGCCTGA
- a CDS encoding OmpA/MotB family protein, with the protein MLSMYPDYKVEVAGHTDNILINNNEFDSNWDLSAKRSLNFLKYLLKSNKLDESRFRSIGYGEFQPIATNDTPEGRAKNRRVEVNILRNTIER; encoded by the coding sequence ATGTTAAGTATGTACCCTGACTACAAAGTAGAGGTTGCAGGGCATACTGATAATATTCTCATCAACAACAATGAGTTTGATTCCAATTGGGATTTGAGTGCCAAACGGTCATTAAATTTTTTAAAGTACTTATTGAAGTCTAATAAGCTTGATGAATCTCGATTTCGTTCGATAGGATATGGTGAATTCCAACCAATTGCTACTAATGATACTCCTGAAGGTCGGGCGAAAAATCGACGAGTAGAAGTAAATATCCTTCGAAATACGATAGAAAGGTGA
- a CDS encoding YgiQ family radical SAM protein, with translation MGTKQFLPMNRTEMEALGWDELDFLFITGDAYVDHPSFGIAIISRVLEKNGFRVGIIAQPNWKELQEFQVMGKPRLACLISGGNLDSMVNHYTAAKKKRHNDAYSPGGKSGLRPDRATIVYSNRVREAMPGVPVIIGGIEASLRRFAHYDYWSNEVRRSILLDSQADLLVFGMGEKPILEVARRLNQGEKIEQILDVRGTMVPLPADSLPSDTLVLPIFNEVTKDKKKYAEAFWIQYNQQDPIVGKSMLQAHGRKSVLQNKPSLPLSQTEMDAIYALPFMGTYHPSYEELGGVPAIEEVEFSLTSVRGCYGSCAFCALTFHQGRIVQSRSAESIVREAEKMTWSNRFKGYIHDVGGPTANFRRPACQKQLLKGACSHRQCLFPEPCVKLESDHQEYMDLLRRLRNLPRVKKVFIRSGIRYDAVLADKKSKFMRELCEHHVSGQLKVAPEHVSDSVLRLMGKPSKSVYEEFVHEFRRTNEKIGKQQYLVPYLMSSHPGSTLKEAVELAEYVRDMGVNPEQVQDFIPTPGTLSTCMYYTSLDPKTMERVYVPKKMHEKAMQRALIQYRNPKNYDLVKEALRLAHREDLIGYGPKCLIRPKRLLQDDPQEAGSRKLKKPTRRSGMKKKDSHAKVPIASASPTKGVSVKHKDSHKAKIKHGAKNK, from the coding sequence ATGGGAACAAAACAATTTTTGCCTATGAACCGAACAGAAATGGAGGCATTAGGTTGGGATGAATTGGATTTTCTTTTCATTACAGGAGATGCCTATGTTGATCATCCTAGCTTTGGTATTGCTATCATATCACGTGTCTTGGAGAAAAATGGCTTTCGAGTGGGCATTATTGCCCAGCCTAATTGGAAGGAACTTCAAGAATTTCAGGTGATGGGGAAACCCAGGTTAGCTTGTTTGATATCCGGAGGGAATCTCGATTCAATGGTGAACCATTATACTGCTGCTAAGAAAAAGCGCCATAATGATGCCTATTCGCCGGGAGGAAAATCGGGACTTCGCCCTGACCGGGCTACCATTGTTTATTCTAACAGAGTACGGGAGGCCATGCCGGGGGTTCCTGTAATCATCGGCGGAATTGAGGCTTCTTTACGAAGATTCGCCCACTACGACTACTGGAGCAATGAGGTCAGGCGGTCCATCTTGCTGGACAGCCAAGCGGATTTATTGGTTTTTGGTATGGGGGAAAAGCCCATCCTTGAGGTTGCCCGGCGTCTAAACCAAGGAGAGAAAATCGAACAGATCTTAGATGTCCGGGGAACCATGGTTCCCTTACCCGCTGATTCTCTGCCTTCAGACACCTTGGTATTGCCAATCTTCAATGAGGTAACGAAGGATAAGAAAAAATATGCGGAGGCTTTTTGGATTCAATATAATCAACAAGACCCAATTGTCGGGAAATCTATGCTTCAAGCCCATGGGCGAAAAAGCGTCCTGCAAAATAAACCCTCCCTGCCTTTAAGCCAAACAGAGATGGATGCAATTTATGCTTTGCCCTTTATGGGAACTTATCACCCATCCTATGAAGAGCTGGGGGGAGTTCCGGCTATTGAAGAAGTTGAATTCAGCCTAACGAGTGTAAGAGGATGTTATGGATCATGCGCTTTTTGTGCTTTGACATTTCATCAAGGGAGAATTGTGCAAAGCCGGAGTGCGGAGTCTATTGTACGAGAAGCCGAGAAAATGACTTGGAGTAATCGTTTTAAAGGGTATATTCATGATGTAGGCGGGCCAACCGCGAATTTTCGGCGTCCGGCCTGTCAAAAACAATTGTTGAAAGGTGCCTGTTCACATCGGCAGTGTTTATTTCCAGAACCCTGTGTTAAATTAGAGAGTGATCATCAAGAATATATGGATCTTTTGCGTCGCCTTCGTAATTTGCCGAGGGTTAAAAAAGTATTTATTCGTTCGGGTATTCGCTATGATGCTGTATTAGCAGACAAAAAATCAAAGTTTATGCGGGAGCTTTGTGAACACCATGTCAGCGGTCAATTGAAAGTGGCCCCGGAGCATGTCAGCGACTCAGTTCTCCGGCTTATGGGGAAACCCAGCAAGTCGGTTTACGAAGAGTTTGTACATGAGTTTCGCAGAACTAATGAAAAAATCGGCAAACAACAGTACCTTGTACCATATTTAATGTCGTCCCATCCGGGCAGTACTCTCAAAGAAGCCGTAGAATTGGCGGAATATGTCAGAGATATGGGCGTTAATCCTGAACAAGTTCAAGATTTTATTCCAACACCCGGTACCCTCTCCACATGCATGTATTACACTAGCTTAGATCCCAAAACAATGGAACGTGTCTATGTCCCTAAAAAAATGCATGAAAAAGCTATGCAGCGAGCTTTAATTCAATACCGGAATCCCAAGAATTATGATTTGGTTAAGGAGGCTCTTCGCTTAGCTCACCGGGAAGATCTTATTGGCTATGGCCCCAAGTGTTTAATTCGCCCTAAACGACTCCTTCAAGATGATCCGCAAGAAGCGGGTTCAAGGAAACTAAAAAAGCCGACGAGACGTTCAGGAATGAAGAAAAAGGATTCACATGCTAAAGTTCCGATAGCTAGTGCTTCACCGACAAAAGGGGTATCTGTTAAACACAAAGACAGCCATAAAGCCAAGATAAAACATGGAGCCAAGAACAAGTAA
- the pgsA gene encoding CDP-diacylglycerol--glycerol-3-phosphate 3-phosphatidyltransferase, whose translation MNLPNRLTLARIILIPVFMAFLLLHVPKGYTLFPHQDLVAAVIFILAAATDGLDGYIARKKNLVTNLGKFMDPLADKLLVSAALISLVELGEVTAWIAWIILAREFAVTGLRAIAAVDKVVISASKLGKIKTITQVIAISAILLHDWPLSLIGIYIGQPLLYIALFFTVVSGIDYLMKSRKLLRK comes from the coding sequence GTGAATTTACCCAATCGTTTAACGTTGGCCCGAATTATTTTAATTCCTGTATTTATGGCCTTTTTGCTCTTGCACGTACCTAAAGGTTATACTCTCTTTCCCCATCAAGATCTAGTGGCGGCTGTGATCTTTATTTTGGCAGCTGCTACTGATGGTTTGGACGGCTATATTGCCCGCAAAAAAAACCTGGTTACTAACTTAGGCAAGTTTATGGATCCCTTAGCTGATAAACTGTTAGTTTCAGCGGCCCTAATATCTTTAGTAGAGCTTGGGGAAGTTACAGCTTGGATTGCCTGGATTATCTTGGCTCGAGAATTTGCGGTGACAGGTCTGCGTGCCATAGCAGCCGTTGACAAGGTTGTCATTAGTGCGAGTAAATTGGGTAAAATTAAGACGATAACTCAAGTCATTGCCATTTCAGCAATATTACTCCACGATTGGCCTCTTTCTCTAATAGGGATCTATATTGGTCAACCTCTGCTATACATAGCCCTGTTTTTTACAGTAGTATCGGGAATAGATTATTTGATGAAATCCCGCAAATTGCTGCGCAAATAA